From Solidesulfovibrio carbinoliphilus subsp. oakridgensis, the proteins below share one genomic window:
- a CDS encoding SH3 domain-containing protein — MKRLVAIAFLLVATAMLAGPTPGTAQPICPPGYVWAGAACRPAGPPPPPQYAPPPAYAPPPAYAPPPGYDPNIKQVARRAITVHSCPGEGCPPVTSLTYGTPVRIVGWEGPFVRVHVPGTPIDGWVKRRQLTP; from the coding sequence ATGAAGCGCCTTGTCGCCATCGCCTTTCTGCTTGTCGCCACCGCCATGCTGGCCGGGCCGACGCCGGGCACGGCCCAACCGATCTGCCCGCCCGGCTATGTCTGGGCCGGCGCGGCCTGCCGTCCGGCCGGCCCCCCGCCCCCGCCGCAGTACGCGCCGCCACCGGCCTACGCCCCGCCGCCGGCCTATGCCCCGCCCCCGGGCTATGATCCCAACATCAAGCAGGTGGCCCGCCGGGCCATCACCGTCCACTCCTGCCCGGGCGAAGGCTGTCCGCCGGTCACGTCCCTGACCTACGGCACGCCCGTGCGCATCGTCGGCTGGGAAGGCCCCTTCGTGCGGGTGCACGTTCCCGGCACCCCCATCGACGGCTGGGTCAAGCGGCGTCAGCTGACGCCGTAG
- a CDS encoding SIR2 family NAD-dependent protein deacylase has translation MDEALHKAAGLVRRAGCVLALTGAGVSVASGIPDFRSPGGLWERHDPMRVATAEALARHPERVWAFLLDALAVAGRARPNPAHTALARLEAAGRLSGIVTQNIDGLHQAAGSRNVVEFHGSLARYSCMGCGLAHDPTAALALTAGDIPWRCRDCGGVVRPDIVFFGEAIPLDALGKSGQLALAADCIVVAGTSGEVAPANLLPREIKARGGVVVEINLMESAYKGLSDVRIAAPAEIALPALADFVLS, from the coding sequence GTGGATGAAGCCCTTCATAAAGCGGCCGGCCTCGTGCGTCGGGCCGGATGCGTCCTGGCCCTGACCGGGGCCGGGGTTTCCGTGGCCAGCGGCATTCCGGATTTTCGCAGCCCCGGCGGCCTGTGGGAGCGCCACGACCCCATGCGGGTGGCCACGGCCGAGGCGCTGGCCCGACATCCCGAGCGGGTCTGGGCCTTTCTGCTCGACGCCCTGGCCGTGGCCGGCCGGGCCCGGCCCAATCCGGCCCACACGGCCCTGGCCCGGCTGGAGGCCGCCGGCCGCCTGTCCGGCATCGTCACCCAGAACATCGACGGCCTGCACCAGGCGGCGGGTTCGCGAAACGTGGTGGAATTCCACGGCAGCCTGGCCCGCTATTCCTGCATGGGCTGCGGCCTGGCGCACGATCCGACGGCGGCGCTGGCCCTGACGGCCGGGGATATTCCGTGGCGCTGCCGGGACTGCGGCGGCGTGGTGCGGCCGGACATCGTTTTTTTCGGAGAGGCCATTCCACTTGACGCCCTTGGCAAAAGCGGTCAATTGGCCTTGGCCGCCGACTGTATCGTGGTGGCCGGAACATCGGGGGAGGTCGCCCCGGCCAATCTCCTGCCACGGGAGATAAAGGCCCGGGGCGGGGTGGTCGTGGAAATAAATCTCATGGAAAGCGCCTACAAGGGGCTGTCCGACGTCCGGATTGCCGCGCCTGCGGAAATTGCCCTCCCAGCCCTGGCCGATTTCGTGCTTTCCTAA
- a CDS encoding MotA/TolQ/ExbB proton channel family protein has translation MDALTPHGGFWAMMASATPTVIFVLGILGFMSLGCWSIIFVKLFTLTAAKRDTARDYTRFQEADTLRSAMNALGQSRQSPAFNVGRLAFEELVRMEQADLDPSEKGHIAMDNIRRVLRQGVSQELAKLSSSLSFLATSANATPFIGLFGTVWGIMNSFHSIGLMQSAALAAVAPGISEALVATAIGLAVAIPAVISYNFFLGYMQAIEGELVNFAGAFLNRIQREVTWTPRDAAAPAAPHRQPSAERF, from the coding sequence ATGGACGCGCTAACGCCGCATGGCGGCTTTTGGGCCATGATGGCCAGTGCCACGCCAACGGTCATCTTTGTCCTTGGCATCCTCGGCTTCATGTCGCTTGGCTGCTGGAGCATCATTTTCGTCAAGCTTTTCACCCTGACCGCGGCCAAACGCGACACGGCCAGAGACTACACCCGGTTCCAGGAAGCCGACACCCTGCGGTCGGCCATGAACGCTCTTGGCCAGTCGCGCCAGTCCCCGGCCTTCAACGTCGGCCGGCTGGCCTTCGAGGAACTGGTCCGCATGGAGCAGGCCGACCTCGATCCCTCGGAAAAGGGCCACATCGCCATGGACAACATCCGCCGGGTGCTGCGCCAGGGCGTGTCCCAGGAGCTGGCCAAGCTTTCGAGTTCCTTGTCCTTTTTGGCCACGAGCGCCAATGCCACGCCCTTTATCGGCCTTTTCGGCACGGTCTGGGGCATCATGAACTCGTTTCACTCCATCGGCCTCATGCAGTCCGCGGCCCTGGCCGCCGTGGCCCCGGGCATTTCCGAAGCCCTGGTCGCCACGGCCATCGGCCTGGCCGTGGCCATCCCGGCGGTCATCTCCTACAACTTCTTTCTCGGCTACATGCAGGCCATCGAAGGCGAGCTGGTCAATTTCGCGGGCGCGTTTCTAAACCGCATCCAGCGCGAGGTGACCTGGACGCCGCGCGACGCCGCCGCTCCGGCCGCGCCGCACCGCCAGCCGTCGGCAGAGAGGTTCTAG
- the tolR gene encoding protein TolR, which yields MGMQVGGKGRFMADVNVTPFVDVMLVLLIIFMVTAPMMTQGLEVDLPQTRAVSVLPKDNESLVLTVKADGTFFLDKYQVEMADLEGQVRQLVTNQKKQLFLRADQAVPYGTVVKIMGVVKMAGVDKLGVVAEEEKTAKPAAASKKK from the coding sequence ATGGGCATGCAGGTCGGCGGCAAGGGCCGCTTCATGGCGGACGTCAACGTCACGCCGTTTGTCGATGTCATGCTGGTGCTGCTGATTATCTTCATGGTCACGGCACCCATGATGACCCAGGGCCTGGAAGTTGATCTGCCCCAGACCCGGGCGGTCAGCGTCCTGCCCAAGGATAACGAGAGCCTGGTGTTGACCGTCAAGGCCGACGGCACGTTCTTCCTCGACAAGTACCAGGTGGAGATGGCCGACCTCGAGGGCCAGGTCCGGCAGCTCGTGACCAACCAGAAAAAGCAGCTCTTTTTGCGGGCCGACCAGGCCGTGCCCTACGGCACGGTGGTCAAGATCATGGGCGTGGTCAAAATGGCCGGCGTGGACAAGCTCGGCGTCGTGGCCGAGGAAGAAAAGACGGCCAAACCCGCTGCCGCCTCCAAAAAGAAATAG
- the tolA gene encoding cell envelope integrity protein TolA gives MRVLGWIFSVFLHLTVVLASLVFINIEPVKFELNVPVYEVDLVSLGAPGLPPGEAGLPPGPKGPGDRPELGPPEPAGGPGGPAAAEPELPEPAEAPATPAKPAAPEPVAAVPVAPEPQAPKPEPKSEPKPEPKPEPKPEPKPEPKPEPKATPIPTEQAKPEPKPDFKKLEEATKKAEELKKVEEAKKVEEAKKKADEVKKAEDAKKKAEDAKRAEDAKKADEAKKKADEAKKAEDAKKAADAKKAEDAKKAAEDVKKALDAAKTAAAKESAAREAAAGKDTLAQALKDAKAKAGQGSGSGSGQGAGKGEAGGDPLAKALADAKRMAGGGGGGGAPGGGGGGSGVTMGVYAGIVNREVKKNWRFPQSGAKQQLLAVVEVHIDKDGRIENYRLVQPSGQASFDASTVKSVAETEKLPPPPAGLGVLQLRFSSQELGH, from the coding sequence ATGCGCGTTCTCGGCTGGATATTTTCCGTTTTCCTGCACCTGACCGTGGTGCTGGCGAGCCTTGTCTTCATCAATATCGAGCCGGTGAAGTTCGAGCTCAACGTGCCGGTCTACGAGGTCGACCTGGTCAGCCTCGGCGCGCCGGGCCTGCCGCCCGGCGAGGCCGGCCTGCCGCCTGGGCCCAAGGGGCCGGGCGACCGGCCCGAACTCGGGCCCCCCGAGCCGGCCGGCGGACCCGGCGGTCCCGCCGCGGCCGAGCCCGAACTGCCGGAACCGGCCGAGGCCCCGGCCACGCCGGCCAAGCCCGCGGCTCCCGAGCCCGTGGCCGCCGTGCCCGTGGCCCCGGAACCCCAGGCACCCAAGCCCGAGCCAAAATCCGAGCCCAAGCCCGAGCCCAAGCCGGAGCCCAAGCCCGAACCGAAACCCGAACCCAAGCCCGAGCCCAAGGCCACGCCCATTCCCACGGAACAGGCCAAGCCCGAGCCCAAGCCGGATTTCAAAAAGCTCGAAGAGGCCACCAAGAAAGCCGAGGAACTGAAGAAAGTCGAAGAGGCCAAAAAGGTCGAAGAGGCCAAGAAAAAGGCGGACGAGGTCAAGAAAGCCGAAGACGCCAAGAAAAAGGCCGAGGACGCGAAAAGGGCCGAGGACGCGAAAAAGGCCGACGAGGCCAAAAAGAAGGCGGACGAGGCCAAAAAAGCCGAGGATGCCAAGAAGGCGGCCGATGCCAAGAAGGCCGAAGACGCCAAAAAGGCCGCCGAGGACGTGAAAAAGGCCCTGGACGCCGCCAAGACGGCCGCGGCCAAGGAGTCGGCGGCCCGGGAGGCCGCGGCGGGCAAGGACACCCTGGCCCAGGCCCTCAAGGACGCCAAGGCCAAGGCCGGCCAGGGCTCCGGGTCGGGCTCCGGCCAGGGCGCGGGCAAGGGCGAGGCGGGCGGCGATCCGCTGGCCAAGGCCCTGGCCGATGCCAAGCGCATGGCCGGCGGCGGCGGAGGCGGCGGCGCGCCGGGCGGCGGTGGCGGCGGGAGCGGCGTGACCATGGGCGTTTACGCCGGGATCGTGAACCGGGAAGTGAAAAAAAACTGGCGCTTCCCCCAGAGCGGGGCGAAGCAGCAGCTTCTGGCCGTGGTGGAAGTCCACATCGACAAGGACGGCCGCATCGAGAATTACCGGCTCGTCCAGCCGTCGGGCCAGGCCAGCTTCGACGCTTCCACGGTCAAGTCCGTGGCCGAGACCGAGAAGCTGCCGCCGCCGCCGGCCGGCCTCGGTGTCCTCCAGCTGCGGTTTAGTTCCCAGGAACTCGGGCATTAG
- a CDS encoding translocation protein TolB — protein sequence MRATKRFTGVLGAVVLLVACLLSGQAGAQQTSLAVDIQGPGQAKMNLVMARPFAGGGQMSPADKLQDLINKDLQFLPFLQLVPPSNIPGQLGGAKAEQIDFKPFSLAKVDVLVTANWTPGTNLGNVELRAFEVYSQKVLVGKGYDGVTDAQLPDIADRFCMELMAALTGQGGFFNSQIAFVKPSSGKGTDIWTVRPMGRGLTRVTSYNDLGMAVSPAWSFDGRRIVFTLIGSRSHYLGVWSGGGKPQVYTLPTTNVVSPRFLPDGQIAVSLSLRGKADIYLLTGGQQPGRAIASGPGIDVSPSFDASGRTMAYVSDETGSPNIYVKDVGGGSGRRITSSGYNTNPSISPDGKLVAFTKQMGGAQKVFVHDLGTGQETQVTSGGGSDENPSFAPDGYFIAFASTRSGQKKIYVTTRHGAPPVMVPTGDGPAQMPSWGPLPQ from the coding sequence ATGCGCGCGACAAAGCGATTTACAGGCGTTCTCGGGGCGGTCGTCCTGCTGGTTGCCTGCCTCCTGTCCGGACAGGCCGGGGCCCAGCAGACATCCCTGGCCGTTGACATCCAGGGGCCGGGACAGGCCAAGATGAACCTGGTCATGGCCCGGCCCTTTGCCGGCGGCGGGCAGATGAGCCCGGCGGACAAGCTCCAGGACCTCATCAACAAGGACCTGCAATTTTTACCCTTCCTGCAACTCGTCCCCCCGTCGAACATCCCCGGCCAACTTGGCGGCGCCAAGGCCGAGCAGATCGACTTCAAGCCCTTCAGCCTGGCCAAGGTCGATGTCCTGGTCACCGCCAACTGGACGCCCGGCACAAACCTCGGCAACGTCGAGTTGCGCGCCTTCGAGGTCTATTCCCAGAAGGTCCTGGTCGGGAAGGGCTACGACGGCGTCACCGATGCCCAGCTGCCGGACATCGCGGACCGCTTCTGCATGGAGCTCATGGCCGCGCTGACCGGGCAGGGCGGATTTTTCAATTCCCAGATCGCCTTCGTGAAGCCGAGCAGCGGCAAGGGCACCGACATCTGGACCGTGCGGCCCATGGGCCGGGGGCTGACCCGCGTCACCAGCTACAACGATCTCGGCATGGCCGTCAGCCCTGCCTGGTCGTTTGACGGCCGGCGCATCGTCTTCACGCTCATCGGCTCCCGTTCCCACTATCTCGGCGTCTGGTCCGGCGGCGGCAAGCCGCAGGTCTACACCCTGCCGACCACCAACGTGGTCAGCCCCCGGTTTTTGCCGGACGGCCAGATCGCGGTCAGCCTGTCCTTGCGCGGCAAGGCCGACATCTACCTTCTGACCGGCGGCCAGCAGCCCGGCCGGGCCATCGCCTCGGGTCCGGGCATCGACGTCTCCCCCTCCTTTGACGCCTCGGGCCGGACCATGGCCTACGTGTCCGACGAGACGGGCAGCCCCAACATCTACGTGAAGGACGTGGGCGGCGGCTCGGGCCGGCGCATCACCTCCTCGGGCTACAACACCAACCCGAGCATCAGCCCCGACGGCAAGCTCGTGGCCTTCACCAAGCAGATGGGCGGGGCCCAGAAGGTCTTTGTCCACGACCTGGGCACGGGCCAGGAGACCCAGGTCACGTCCGGCGGCGGCTCGGACGAGAACCCGTCGTTCGCGCCGGACGGCTATTTCATCGCCTTCGCTTCCACCAGGAGCGGGCAGAAGAAGATCTACGTGACCACCCGGCACGGCGCGCCGCCGGTCATGGTCCCGACCGGCGACGGTCCGGCCCAGATGCCGTCGTGGGGGCCATTGCCGCAGTAG
- the pal gene encoding peptidoglycan-associated lipoprotein Pal, with protein MMRSRIVILAMLVLLLSLAGFGCAKKAGGPGDGSGTSWEEQERARLEQERALREKMGQAANELAQMINFAFDSSNLTPEARQILTRKADIMKQYPQIKVIVEGNCDQRGTAEYNLALGERRAQAAAQYLSNLGIPADRLSTVSYGKERPLDPGTGEAAYAKNRRDEFRATY; from the coding sequence ATGATGCGTTCGAGGATTGTGATTCTGGCGATGTTGGTGCTGCTGCTTTCCCTGGCCGGCTTCGGTTGTGCCAAAAAGGCCGGCGGCCCCGGTGACGGTTCCGGCACGAGCTGGGAAGAGCAGGAACGGGCTCGTCTCGAGCAGGAGCGGGCTTTGCGCGAGAAGATGGGACAGGCTGCCAATGAGCTGGCCCAGATGATCAACTTTGCCTTCGACAGCTCCAACCTGACGCCCGAAGCGCGGCAGATTCTGACCCGCAAGGCCGACATCATGAAGCAGTACCCCCAGATCAAGGTGATCGTGGAAGGCAACTGCGACCAGCGCGGCACGGCCGAGTACAACCTGGCCCTCGGCGAACGCCGGGCCCAGGCCGCGGCCCAGTACCTGTCCAACCTGGGCATCCCGGCCGACCGTCTGTCCACCGTCAGCTACGGCAAGGAACGTCCCCTGGATCCGGGCACCGGCGAAGCCGCCTATGCCAAGAACCGCCGCGACGAATTCCGCGCCACGTACTAG
- a CDS encoding carbohydrate kinase family protein: MRILVSGSLAYDRIMSFPGSFADHILPDKIHILNVCFLVDGLEEKFGGTAGNIAYCLKLLGEDPTIVATAGKDFAAYEAWLRHCGIAITGIRRVNSEFTAGAYITTDRSDNQITGFNPGAMKHSAEYPVDDCDPADTLAIVAPGNLADMQDHPRRYKAKGIPVIVDPGQNITAFSGEQLTEMLTGATYLVSNDYELQLIENATKLTLAEIVARAGTVITTLGENGSVIRQGAAETVIPACPAADVKDPTGAGDAFRAGFIKGLSLGKTPVEAARIGSVSAAYAVEHHGTQEHRFTWPEFTARYAAAFGDL, from the coding sequence ATGCGCATCCTTGTCTCGGGCTCCCTGGCCTATGACCGCATCATGAGCTTCCCCGGAAGCTTTGCCGACCATATCCTGCCCGACAAGATCCATATTTTAAACGTCTGCTTCCTGGTCGACGGCCTGGAGGAGAAGTTCGGCGGCACAGCCGGCAACATCGCCTATTGCCTGAAGCTCCTCGGCGAGGATCCGACCATCGTGGCCACGGCCGGCAAGGACTTCGCCGCCTACGAGGCCTGGCTTCGCCACTGCGGCATCGCCATCACCGGCATCCGCCGCGTCAACAGCGAATTCACGGCCGGGGCCTACATCACCACCGACCGGTCCGACAACCAGATCACCGGCTTCAACCCCGGGGCCATGAAGCACAGCGCCGAATATCCGGTCGACGACTGCGACCCGGCCGACACCCTGGCCATCGTGGCCCCGGGAAACCTGGCCGACATGCAGGACCACCCCCGCCGCTACAAAGCCAAGGGCATTCCGGTCATCGTGGACCCGGGCCAGAACATCACCGCCTTTTCGGGCGAGCAGCTCACGGAAATGCTGACCGGCGCCACCTACCTCGTGTCCAACGACTACGAGCTCCAGTTGATCGAGAACGCGACGAAGCTGACCCTGGCCGAGATCGTGGCCCGGGCCGGCACCGTCATCACCACCCTTGGCGAAAACGGCTCGGTCATCCGCCAGGGCGCGGCCGAGACCGTCATTCCGGCCTGCCCCGCCGCGGACGTCAAGGACCCGACCGGGGCCGGGGACGCCTTCCGGGCCGGGTTCATCAAGGGCCTGTCCCTGGGCAAGACCCCGGTCGAGGCGGCCAGGATCGGTTCGGTGTCCGCCGCCTACGCCGTGGAGCACCACGGCACCCAGGAACACCGCTTCACCTGGCCGGAGTTCACGGCCCGCTACGCCGCCGCTTTCGGCGACCTGTAG
- the cutA gene encoding divalent-cation tolerance protein CutA produces the protein MPAAFVYITAASPEEAERIGRALVEARLAACANILPGMRSIYRWKGAVETAEETVLIAKTRMEKAEALLAKVRELHAYEVPCAVVLPIAAGLPDFLGWIDDETAP, from the coding sequence ATGCCCGCCGCCTTCGTCTACATCACGGCCGCGTCGCCCGAAGAGGCCGAACGGATCGGCCGGGCCCTGGTGGAAGCGCGGCTAGCCGCCTGCGCCAACATCCTGCCCGGCATGCGCTCCATCTACCGCTGGAAAGGCGCCGTCGAGACCGCCGAGGAAACCGTGCTCATCGCCAAGACCCGGATGGAGAAGGCCGAGGCCTTGCTCGCCAAGGTCAGGGAACTGCACGCCTACGAGGTCCCCTGCGCCGTGGTTCTGCCCATTGCGGCCGGCCTGCCGGACTTCCTGGGCTGGATCGACGACGAAACGGCCCCTTAA
- a CDS encoding endonuclease III domain-containing protein has product MKRQPLFLAMHAAMRDALGPGRWWPDASPFEIAVGSILTQNVSWENVERAMANLKAGGEFTAEALLALPVEELARLIRPVRYFQVKAARLRNLLALIVHDLGGDLTALARMDLETARQTLLAVRGVGPETADKILLFALGLPSFVVDAYTVRVCGRHALLAEDAGYGEVREMFMDALPEDPALFAEYHELLARVGNAWCKPKAPRCATCPLAAFLP; this is encoded by the coding sequence ATGAAGCGGCAACCCCTTTTTCTGGCAATGCACGCGGCCATGCGGGACGCCCTTGGTCCCGGCCGCTGGTGGCCCGACGCCTCCCCGTTCGAGATCGCGGTGGGCTCGATCCTGACCCAGAACGTGAGCTGGGAAAACGTGGAGCGGGCCATGGCCAACCTGAAGGCCGGCGGGGAATTCACGGCCGAGGCCTTGCTCGCCCTGCCGGTGGAGGAGCTGGCCCGGCTGATCCGGCCGGTCCGGTATTTCCAGGTCAAGGCGGCCCGGCTGCGCAATCTCCTGGCACTCATCGTGCACGACCTCGGCGGGGACCTGACCGCCCTGGCCCGGATGGACCTGGAAACCGCGCGCCAGACCCTGCTGGCCGTCCGGGGCGTGGGGCCGGAAACGGCGGACAAGATCCTCCTTTTCGCCCTCGGCCTGCCGAGCTTCGTGGTGGATGCCTACACGGTGCGCGTCTGCGGCCGCCATGCCCTCCTTGCCGAGGATGCCGGGTATGGCGAGGTGCGGGAGATGTTCATGGACGCCCTGCCCGAAGACCCGGCCCTTTTTGCCGAGTACCACGAACTCCTGGCCCGGGTGGGCAACGCGTGGTGCAAGCCCAAGGCGCCCCGGTGCGCCACCTGCCCGCTGGCGGCGTTTCTGCCATGA
- a CDS encoding murein hydrolase activator EnvC family protein yields the protein MRRRALFLAAVMFLTGAAPAFGRDAARPRREDVAAARASEREAARRLAALWPGQAAVLAGPPDGGAAGADWTEADRRAVWMRNLLEAAGPDRPAAARDRSEAAETGRKPPVPAGAPGPAGAVRPGRAPQAPDQTPGAPGPAENGEEGTGPAVFTPPDGGLSWPIRGKVAAAFAPQARPPRQGVVLAAPPGSPVAAAAGGRVVFTGALRGLGRMLIVSHGDRRHTVYACLGQVDVAVDDEVPQGAILGRSGFCATARTAGVYFELRFREKALNPAEWLAARQ from the coding sequence ATGAGGCGGAGGGCCCTCTTCCTGGCGGCCGTCATGTTTCTGACAGGGGCGGCACCGGCTTTCGGCCGCGACGCCGCGCGTCCGCGCCGGGAGGACGTGGCCGCCGCCCGGGCGTCCGAGCGGGAGGCCGCCCGCCGGCTGGCCGCGCTCTGGCCCGGGCAGGCGGCCGTCCTGGCCGGCCCCCCGGACGGCGGCGCGGCCGGCGCTGACTGGACCGAGGCCGACCGCCGGGCCGTGTGGATGCGCAACCTACTGGAAGCGGCCGGGCCGGACCGCCCGGCCGCGGCCCGGGATCGGTCGGAGGCGGCGGAAACCGGCCGGAAGCCGCCTGTCCCGGCCGGGGCACCGGGGCCGGCCGGGGCGGTCCGGCCCGGCCGGGCCCCGCAGGCTCCGGACCAGACCCCTGGCGCGCCCGGGCCGGCCGAGAACGGGGAGGAGGGCACCGGGCCGGCCGTGTTCACGCCCCCGGACGGCGGGTTGTCCTGGCCGATCCGGGGAAAGGTGGCTGCGGCTTTTGCCCCGCAGGCGCGGCCGCCGCGCCAGGGAGTGGTCCTGGCTGCGCCCCCCGGAAGCCCGGTTGCGGCCGCGGCCGGAGGGCGGGTGGTTTTCACCGGGGCCTTGCGCGGCCTTGGCCGCATGCTTATCGTGTCGCATGGCGATCGCCGGCATACGGTCTACGCCTGCCTTGGGCAGGTGGACGTGGCCGTTGACGACGAGGTGCCCCAGGGGGCCATCCTCGGCCGGTCGGGGTTTTGCGCAACGGCGAGAACCGCCGGAGTCTATTTCGAATTGCGTTTTCGGGAAAAAGCTCTTAATCCGGCGGAGTGGCTTGCCGCAAGGCAATAA
- a CDS encoding S41 family peptidase, protein MRLLTKVSCSLVVCLAMGSVALAAKPEEDRFAPLKRFSQVMDLVENHYVKSVTRNELIDGAIVGMLQQLDPHSSFLSKEEFKEMQVSTSGEFGGIGIEISMENGRLTVISPIDDTPADKAGIKSGDVILEIEGESTQDMTLVDAVQKIRGPKGKPVALTLIHKDQQKPFKVKVVRDTIPIISVKSNEVEPGYLYVRLTRFNENTTNELKQAISDFQKGGKTLKGVILDLRNNPGGLLEQAVSVSDVFLPSGQIVSIKGKSADQEKVFSAKGDGSDVSVPMAVLINAGSASASEIVAGALKDHKRALLVGEKTFGKGSVQTVIPLSDGSGIKLTTALYYTPNGRSIQAEGIEPDFMVPLEDNGADGDKLAANHQFRERDLSRHLENKKKKAESSDDPKQKLIEQLARDNQLKLALELVKYLPIKNYNQ, encoded by the coding sequence ATGCGTCTTTTGACCAAAGTGTCGTGTTCCCTGGTCGTCTGCCTGGCGATGGGCTCGGTTGCCCTGGCCGCCAAACCGGAAGAGGACCGTTTCGCCCCGCTCAAGCGTTTCAGCCAGGTCATGGACCTGGTGGAGAACCACTACGTCAAATCCGTCACCCGAAACGAACTGATCGATGGCGCCATCGTCGGCATGCTCCAGCAGCTCGACCCCCATTCGAGCTTCCTGTCCAAGGAAGAATTCAAGGAGATGCAGGTCAGCACCTCCGGCGAATTCGGCGGCATCGGCATCGAGATCAGCATGGAAAACGGCCGGCTGACGGTCATTTCCCCCATTGACGACACCCCGGCCGACAAGGCCGGCATCAAGTCCGGCGACGTGATCCTCGAGATCGAGGGCGAGTCCACCCAGGACATGACCCTCGTCGACGCCGTGCAGAAGATCCGCGGCCCCAAGGGCAAGCCCGTGGCCCTGACCCTCATCCACAAGGACCAGCAAAAACCCTTCAAGGTCAAGGTGGTGCGCGACACCATCCCGATCATCAGCGTCAAGAGCAACGAAGTGGAGCCCGGCTACCTCTATGTCCGGCTGACCCGCTTCAACGAAAACACCACCAATGAGCTCAAGCAGGCCATAAGCGACTTCCAGAAGGGCGGCAAAACGCTCAAGGGCGTCATCCTCGACCTGCGCAACAATCCCGGCGGCCTGCTCGAACAGGCGGTCAGCGTGTCCGACGTCTTTTTGCCCTCCGGCCAGATCGTCTCCATTAAAGGCAAGAGCGCCGACCAGGAGAAGGTCTTCTCGGCCAAGGGCGACGGGAGCGACGTTTCCGTGCCCATGGCCGTGCTCATCAATGCCGGTTCGGCCTCGGCCTCGGAAATCGTGGCCGGTGCCCTCAAGGACCACAAGCGGGCCCTGCTCGTCGGGGAAAAGACCTTTGGCAAGGGGTCGGTCCAGACCGTCATCCCGCTTTCCGACGGCTCGGGCATCAAGCTGACCACGGCCCTCTACTACACGCCCAACGGCCGCTCCATCCAGGCGGAAGGCATCGAACCCGACTTCATGGTTCCCCTTGAGGACAACGGCGCCGACGGCGACAAGCTGGCCGCCAACCACCAGTTCCGGGAACGCGACCTGTCCCGCCATCTGGAGAACAAGAAAAAGAAGGCCGAGTCGTCCGACGATCCCAAGCAGAAGCTGATCGAACAGCTCGCGCGCGACAATCAGCTCAAGCTCGCCCTGGAATTGGTGAAGTATCTCCCCATCAAAAACTACAACCAGTAA